From the genome of Prevotella herbatica, one region includes:
- a CDS encoding acyltransferase family protein codes for MASTYLASKPRYEILDGLRGVAAMIVVAFHLFETYSKGPVFQILNHGYLAVDFFFVLSGFVIGYAYDDRWNKMTTWGFFKRRLVRLHPMVIMGTALGALLFYFSDCSGFPLISKTSWQELIMMMLFAFTMLPATTKMDIRGWGETNPLNGPAWSLQWEYIANILYATIIRHFSKTMLAIFLVFAAFLTLNLTMNWDVLNVLQTRNYAAYTVIGGWSLTPDKICIGASRLLYPVFAGLLLSRINKLIKVRAGFWWCSLLIAALLVMPRIGGTDKMWMNGIYESTTIIVLFPLIVSMGAGSNVSGRSVTVCKFFGEISYPLYIIHYPLVYLQVAWMRSHPDAPLGVHIFVSISVFAMAIAVAYACLKLYDIPVRNWLKKNWLMK; via the coding sequence ATGGCATCAACTTATTTGGCATCAAAGCCACGATATGAAATACTAGATGGACTGCGCGGTGTTGCAGCAATGATCGTAGTAGCATTCCATTTGTTTGAGACTTATTCAAAAGGACCAGTTTTTCAGATATTGAATCATGGTTATCTAGCTGTAGATTTCTTTTTCGTTCTGTCAGGATTTGTTATTGGTTATGCTTATGACGACCGTTGGAACAAAATGACAACATGGGGATTTTTCAAACGACGTCTTGTACGTCTACACCCTATGGTCATAATGGGGACAGCTTTAGGGGCCTTATTGTTCTACTTCAGTGACTGCTCTGGATTTCCACTTATCAGCAAAACATCATGGCAAGAGTTGATAATGATGATGTTGTTTGCTTTCACTATGCTACCTGCCACAACGAAAATGGATATACGAGGATGGGGAGAAACAAATCCTTTGAACGGTCCAGCTTGGTCTCTTCAATGGGAGTATATAGCTAATATTCTATATGCAACTATCATACGTCATTTTTCGAAGACGATGCTAGCTATATTCTTGGTTTTTGCAGCATTCCTGACATTAAATTTAACAATGAACTGGGATGTTTTAAATGTACTTCAAACTCGCAATTATGCTGCATATACAGTAATTGGAGGATGGAGTTTAACCCCCGACAAAATATGTATAGGAGCATCTCGCCTACTATATCCAGTTTTTGCTGGTCTACTACTATCACGTATCAACAAACTGATAAAGGTAAGAGCAGGATTCTGGTGGTGTTCTTTACTCATTGCAGCGCTACTAGTGATGCCTAGAATAGGAGGCACAGACAAAATGTGGATGAATGGAATATATGAATCAACAACAATTATAGTTCTTTTCCCCTTAATTGTATCAATGGGAGCAGGCAGTAATGTGTCAGGAAGATCGGTTACCGTATGTAAGTTTTTTGGAGAAATATCATATCCATTATACATCATTCACTACCCATTAGTCTACCTACAAGTAGCATGGATGCGAAGCCACCCTGATGCCCCACTGGGAGTACATATTTTTGTAAGCATATCAGTATTTGCAATGGCTATAGCTGTAGCATACGCATGTCTCAAACTATATGATATCCCAGTACGCAACTGGTTGAAAAAGAATTGGCTTATGAAATAA
- a CDS encoding RagB/SusD family nutrient uptake outer membrane protein, with protein sequence MKNNIYLLAFMAASTLGLATSCSSDFLDEKLTTQYSTDHFKTQSGLDELSVGTYQKLKFQFNYTWGIKAFNWGVDEFTDANNSGPDYNNYGETLNSTNTEVNSPIWDNYFSGIESANTMIANIPQYYNKSDANYNTRLGEGYFFRGFYYYRLVQQYGGVPLKLQPSAGVETYFTRASEDACFAQIISDLEQAYNLLPTKQDGTGKITKWAAAHFLASVHLARASELYSSWNKDYVSSDLEAVIKYGKEVVTACPICSNYVDLWNYTKANDVNEKVSEVVLAAQFSDDQNTWGRYGNQMHLYYPAVYQDMSGTKRDISGDREFCYARSTNYTMDVFDRVNDSRFWKSFVTCYGCNSSSDAPAWNAAAIAAGVCPSGAAANAKRFVGGQVATKYIVNNAGDNRYVKYGTAEADVLKNGVLDATHTFVRYFKDEKNSWLDAHGNEGYYGAQKRFVALSKFRDGYRIAIASQFGTRDAIIARSAEDALMVAEAYIRQGESHYDDALTYINMLRDRAGYASGEDRAVNVDGGQAYKNNAYCKDKGGGYSADGAIFSSENTYYESNNVSATTESTKSAMHLNSVSDVYNSVVDSPIYQALGCTTNAQKMLCFLLDERTRELCGESLRWYDLARTKTLEARWNAFNDGSVRGVGKFDAAKHYYRPIPQTFLNSITKANGVSLSDDEKQVLQNPGY encoded by the coding sequence ATGAAAAATAATATATATTTATTAGCATTTATGGCGGCTTCTACATTAGGGCTTGCTACATCTTGTAGTAGTGATTTCTTGGATGAAAAGCTAACTACACAATATAGTACTGATCATTTTAAGACTCAGTCAGGACTAGACGAGTTATCTGTAGGAACTTATCAGAAATTGAAGTTCCAGTTTAACTACACTTGGGGAATAAAGGCTTTTAATTGGGGTGTTGATGAATTTACAGATGCTAATAATTCTGGACCAGACTATAATAATTATGGTGAGACTTTAAATTCTACTAATACAGAAGTGAATTCCCCTATATGGGATAATTATTTCAGTGGTATAGAATCTGCTAATACAATGATAGCTAACATACCTCAATATTATAATAAGTCTGACGCGAATTACAATACACGTCTTGGAGAAGGGTATTTCTTCCGTGGATTTTATTATTATAGATTAGTACAGCAATATGGTGGAGTTCCTTTAAAATTACAACCATCTGCAGGCGTAGAGACATATTTTACTCGTGCTTCAGAAGATGCTTGTTTTGCTCAAATTATATCTGATTTAGAGCAAGCTTATAATTTGTTGCCAACAAAACAGGATGGTACTGGAAAAATAACGAAATGGGCTGCTGCACATTTCCTTGCTTCTGTTCATCTTGCCCGTGCAAGTGAATTATACTCTTCATGGAATAAAGACTATGTATCTTCTGATCTAGAAGCTGTTATAAAATATGGTAAGGAGGTTGTTACTGCATGTCCTATTTGTTCTAATTATGTGGATTTATGGAATTACACCAAGGCTAATGATGTAAACGAAAAAGTGAGCGAAGTTGTTCTTGCAGCACAGTTCTCTGATGATCAAAATACATGGGGACGTTATGGAAATCAGATGCATCTTTATTATCCAGCTGTTTACCAGGATATGTCTGGTACGAAACGTGATATTTCAGGAGATCGTGAATTCTGTTACGCACGTTCTACTAATTACACAATGGATGTCTTTGACCGTGTAAACGACTCTCGTTTTTGGAAATCATTTGTTACATGTTATGGTTGTAATAGTAGTTCTGATGCCCCTGCATGGAATGCTGCTGCCATCGCAGCCGGCGTTTGCCCATCTGGTGCTGCAGCCAATGCAAAAAGATTTGTAGGAGGTCAGGTCGCTACAAAATATATTGTAAATAATGCAGGGGATAACAGATATGTAAAATATGGAACGGCAGAAGCTGATGTGTTAAAAAATGGAGTGTTGGATGCAACACATACTTTCGTGCGTTATTTTAAAGATGAAAAAAACTCTTGGCTTGATGCTCATGGTAATGAAGGGTATTATGGTGCGCAGAAGCGTTTTGTTGCTTTGAGTAAGTTCCGTGATGGATATCGTATAGCAATAGCTTCGCAGTTTGGTACCCGTGACGCTATTATAGCTCGCAGTGCCGAAGATGCTCTTATGGTGGCTGAGGCTTACATAAGGCAGGGTGAAAGTCATTATGATGATGCCCTTACCTATATTAATATGTTGCGTGACCGTGCTGGATATGCTTCAGGTGAAGATCGTGCAGTAAATGTTGATGGAGGTCAGGCTTATAAGAATAATGCTTATTGTAAGGATAAGGGAGGTGGCTATTCTGCTGATGGTGCAATTTTCTCAAGTGAGAATACATATTACGAATCTAATAATGTTAGTGCCACAACAGAATCTACAAAGAGTGCAATGCATTTAAATAGTGTAAGTGATGTATATAACTCTGTTGTTGATAGTCCAATATATCAAGCTTTAGGTTGTACGACGAACGCTCAGAAAATGCTGTGTTTCTTACTAGATGAGCGTACTCGTGAATTGTGTGGAGAAAGTTTACGCTGGTATGATCTTGCACGTACAAAGACTCTTGAGGCACGTTGGAATGCATTCAATGATGGCTCTGTTCGTGGTGTTGGTAAGTTTGATGCAGCGAAGCATTATTATCGTCCAATTCCTCAAACGTTCTTAAACTCTATTACAAAGGCTAATGGTGTTTCTCTTTCAGATGATGAAAAACAAGTTTTGCAAAATCCTGGATATTAA